The following DNA comes from Watersipora subatra chromosome 8, tzWatSuba1.1, whole genome shotgun sequence.
TGtctcgtattttctttcaccactagaGGTTCACTAACCAGAGAATCTGGTTAACGCACCCTaacagtgaaagaaaaagccacagattagtcGCATCCTTAtttaagccgcatggctcaaatcatcaaaaaaaagtagcggctaatagtccaaaaagtacgatAATTAACACTACTACAACTCAAACCATGCTAAGCATGTGGCTTGTAGTCTGTTGCTTGCAGTATGATTGAAAAAAAGCTTCATATGAAagtttttttgaaataattgcAGTGAAATGGTGCATTTTGCCATTTTCCTTCTAGCTTTTGTTCCCACGGTAAAAGGATGCACGCACACGCACAAAGCAGTGCTTGgttaataataatttactacAACAGCATTAACAGTTTTTAATAGGTTTGTCATGCTCATGACAAATAACTTTCTATGTAGTTTATTTTCAATAATAGTATCTGGAGTAAGATTGAATAAAACATCCcgttattaataaaagtaaaacttcACAATAGCGGTTATTGATTGTCTATTGATTGTTTATTGATTGTCTTCAGCAACCTTTTGCTGTGATAGGTGCAAACGAAATGTTACAATTTGCAGAGTCAGCTTATAAGCAATTTATAACCTCACCACtataagcctggtttccatattgATTGCGAGACCCCGACGGTCACCTCGAgcagcaaaacgtttgcgaTGCTAGGCTCGGCAGCTTCTGTTTTTCTGTTTACACAaggctgcatcgctaataattgaataaaaatgtttgcGTGCCATGCcgttttgataatggtgacattcacctgtacagtgcatttcaggaaagttttgcctgccactcttcgtgaaatttgaacagcgctaaacatTTGCGTTGACCGCCAGCAAATACTGGTGGTACTCGGTGGTAACCAGTGcataggttcacatttcaccgcaatAGCCTGCGGCGCTGTCACCGGTACTTTGGGACGTATATAAGAACCAAGCTTTAAGGTTGTTTTGCCAAAGTCGACTTGGCTTATGCGCAAGGACGTACAGTGATTAGCTAGTGGTTTAGAATTCTCTCCACTAAACGCCCATAATGCGGTTCAGTATTCTGTTCTCCAAGTACTCATCAAGagctttttaactttgctcTCCAATACTTGGCCGGCTGCTTTTTACCTTGAAAGCACAAATCGTTAGGGCAAAAAAAGTTGTTTGCTAAAAGTATGGAGGGTTATTGCACACTTCTctcttttaaaataaatacctCGTTACAACCAATATTTCCAAAAGCATAGACAAGAGCTTTTATAGCCCAGTTTTTCCACTGTTTGTTCAGCTTTTGACAAAGTTAGTTTGcaaattttattcttgaaaACTTCTGCTTCACAGGTTTAACAAACAAGTCGTCAATCATATTGAAACCATGATATTCCAACATGACTTATGGATTTTATAATTGCCCGCAATAGTGAGAAAACAGAAGTTAGTTATTCTAATCAGGGAACACTTATACtttgtgtaataaatatttCTTCTGCTGTTATAGATGGGTTATAGAATAGCTCAAGCTGACACAACATACtatcaaacaaaattattaaattagtgCGTGCCGCATAACAAAGATGTCTAAAACACTATCAAGTAGAGCCTATTTTGGCAACGTGTAATCCGACTCCTTTAActctaatatttatatattttaatgttgAATGAAGGTTATTCAGATATAACTTTTGCTTTAGTCGACTTACACAGAAAGTTTATTACTCTGATGTGAATAAACACATAGATAAACTAGCTGTTACTGTTAGAAGTGAACTGATCTAATGAGTTTTACGCTTTTAAAGCAGGCGTTCTATTTTGATAATACACGttgattaaaaaaaaagaaatgtgTGTAAAAATAGTGGCATTTCATAGGTTATTCATAATTCTGATAAACATATTGCTATGTTTGAATGCTCTCAAATGCATTGAAAAAGAcaaaacattcatttttttaaatgttatctTTTTTATATCACTAGGCTTTAAACAGAATTGCACTATTTAGGTAGCTCAATCAGTTCTGTATGGGCTGCATCTGTGTAAGTAGCTAAGTTCGTTTTAAACAAAGCAGCTTTGTGCAGGTAGCTAGTGAAGTCAGCTTTGGGTAAAGTAAATATCCACaggtttgaagtttaaagttgtaaaagtttagtaaaatcgAACTAGGCGGTATTGGGTACATTGAGaaattatgtatttaattttattctttaCACAAATCTGgtattttagaaataaaatagaCTAATTTGTTTATGTAGTACATAAAGTTAGTTATAGAGGATAAGACTAGTTATAACTCTTCGCGATTCTTTTTGGGAAATTCTCTGCTTTTCTCAAACTCTTCTATCTCATAATCTACAATTGGATCATTCTCAGGGTCCAACTTTGGACAATCAGTATCTTTGTATATCTTCATTGCCTGTAAGAATATGACAGCAGAACTAGAACCGTAACACAAAATGGTCTAACATACAGCTGCGGCACATGGAAAAAATAATGCAATTCCTCATCAATATTACTGTTAGTGTTATGCTAACTTTAAATACAGTTAACCAGGCCTGATGAATTGAAGGGTTCATTTAGTTGTGTATTATAATTCTGTTCCAGACTTATACATTAAGCCAGATAATATATCTATAACCTAACCAAAACCTCGTGGGCAATACACAGATCATTCTTGATTTGTGATGTTTTCAATTTGCATTAATGTAAAACCAAAAGTAAAGTATTGAATCTTTGCCAGAAAAAACTTGAAACCTGCTTAAAAAAGACTAAATTGAAGTTTTCATCAGAAAAAATTTAACATTTGCAAATTATGTTGAGCCTATCTTCTTGTTTTACGGTGAAAAACATATGAGTTGGTTTTTTCTAGGTTAGATTTATTATTACTTCTATGTATAAACAGAGCTTAGAACATCCTTTCATTTTTCAGAAAATAGATCAAAAGTTGGTAAATTATGTTGCTCAttattttcatataaaaatTTTTAGCTGATCGAtgtgaataatttttttgtatatgttaagattattaatactttaatgtataatgtacatattTAATGTATAAGCAGAATTTAATGACTTTGAGCGCTGCTCAAGAAGGTTTTCCTTAGTGCTTCTAAACTGTATAATCTGCCAATAAACTTATGAGCAGGATGACTGTCTCTTTAGTTTATCACAAACAGCAGGGGCGCTGCCAGAACTTTATTGAGGAACAATACTTACTTTTCCTAAGTGATTCATGATGTTTTGCTTTCTTCTCTCAAATGTAGGTTCACTTTTAATCGCAGTTTTTACTTTATGCAAGCCTCTTCCAACACCAGCCTGTTGTTCTTTTTCTGCGAGCTTAGCAAAGTAGACTGGAATCTTTCGAATATCATAGCAAGCCTGAAGTGCATATGGAAAATTTTAGCTAATGTCTTTTActtatatgataaaaaaaacttgtatatAAAGGTGTTTTGAAATGATTTCGTATGCTCAGTACGAAATTTAACAAGGAGTTAAAAAATAGGAGCCTGCCTAACCAGCACACATCAAAAGGTAAAGACAATGGTAAACAAATAGTAATAGCATTTCTGGTTAAGTTTTTGCCAGATGTGTAATGGAACTGGAAACCAGGCTGTTATAAAGTCATCACATGTTTTAATCCATGGGATGTCATTGTTTGCGCTCCTTTCGCTGGATCCACAAAATATTCTAACAATTCACCGCAGGATGCTGATATGACTTTGTTTTATTACAAGAGACattacattgtatattacacagtaCATTACTTtgtatattaaatgttatactACACTGTATATTACATGGTATATTACATGATACATAACACGCAATATTACACGGTATATTACTTGGATATGTTACATGGTATATTACATGGTTAATTACGCAGCATATTACACGGCGTATTACATGGTATATAACACATTATACTATATGGTGTATTACATGATATATTGCATGGAAAATTAAGTGGTATATTACATGttatataatatggtatattaCAAGGTATATTATATGGTATATTACATGCTATATTACATGGTATATTACAAGGtatattatatgaaatattacATACTATCAGGTTACTATAAGCAGGCGACTCCTCTGAATTACCAAACTAGAATTAagtaaattaaaacattataataTTACTTGCAGGCTACGTGTTTGGAAAATGTAACATGTTATAGGTTATTCAAGGTTATTCAAGGTTGTTTATATTCAAGCACATGAAAATGATAACTCTGaatttttgtgtttatttatgAAGATATCTTACTATTATTGTTCATAAGCTATTTATAATCAGTTATACATTTCTTTGTTACTTTAAATGTTGATAGTGAATCTGAAATCTTAGTAAAGACATCAGTAGTTGATAATTTGTTTCTCAAACAATTGTGGTATTGTTTATCTCCAAAATGGTCAGTGATTTTGCTCAGAAAATGCAGTTTGTTTTAATTGAGACATGCTCTTTTCTGCCgtatttaaaatacttttaatcTTGGGTTTATTTCTATTCAATTAGAGTGTAAACCGTGAAATGGAGAAGACTACTGGTCTGCAAggttaaaagcaaaaaattgtGAGAAAACGGAGTAGAATAAAGAAAAAATCTTTTAGAGCTTACCCTTGCAGTAAACTCCAAGGCGTATTTATCAGCTAGCAGCACTTCTTTCTGATCCGCAGGAGCAGTTTCAAAATACTACAAAACAAAAAAGCCTCGAACAAAGAGTTATGGGTGAAAATATCTTTTGTTTTATGGTAAACTTCTTGAGCTATAATCATACAATCATAGaaatgataaaattcaaatggatttatcatttttgtgatTTACTGTTTATAGTATGTGCAACAAAATCTACTATTCGACATCACAAAAACGCTTACTACCGATTGGTTCAAATGGATAATAGTTAAATAAGCTTTCACAATTAGAAGTTAAAAGATTCTGTGCATTTCATTACACTACTATGCAAGCATACTCTAATAACTGCTGTCAACGATAGGCTGCTCGTAACACAACGATGTTAAAATACCcgtttatttgttttttgtcaTATTCTTCAAATAACTGAACCCACGTATCTAAAGATTCTCACTGCAAAATTCTGACCTCTTCCTAAGTTTAACTCTTCTAGCATACAAGTCATTTTTACTAAAGGCAATTGCCATTCAAGTGACTTTTGAAACAGTAAATAGTATAGCAAGTAGTAAATTCTGTTGCTGTTTTATGATGAAGAggcagaaataaaaaaacaacagaaaattgatttttatttaacatatataacaacatttgccattctaactttccaactacatatcataaaagaagtgttttgtgtagttgaaataaattaacagaaaaaataaaaacaactgaaaaggttttcaaactttgtcaaacaactgtaactttcaaacttcatatcatgagaaaaggaTTTTGTGCAGGGCAGGTTTTTTTAGGCATTACACAATGGGTAACTTCTGGGAAtccatgtatttaacagattaataaacaaaataggacaaaatatggtagtattttgtaattgaaattGTATTAGAACATTGTCTGCCAAAAACggttgaataaaaaattaatattaatcataaataatgaaaactaactaagtaataataacagtgatagaaaaatgaataatgtttaaacttcaaacgcgatactcaaatgtttaaaaaatgcaagtcgAAATAAAACCGATAatgcaacaaactttaaaaacctatattataaacttcaaaatatATAAGAAGTTTATGaatgtaataagataatttaaatttatgcatgtacatatttctcaaagtatgtaaaagtatgtaaatataagagagtgaggaataactgatactaacgataaatcttacagtaaactTTACAGATAGtctacagataatcttacaggAATCTTACAAATATTTGTAGTAAAATGTgatattatttacaaattacaaagtGGCTAGGCTTACAAAAaatatgtgtaagctaatacacagaGCGAGCATTGATAAGAACTTTTGTCAAACCCGTGTTTACCGAACGCAATATTCatgttgaggaaaggaaattgAGCTTGTTAATacactatatcgctattaaaatgaACGTTAAATAACAAATTGGAAAATATTCATGCATATAAAAGATGTTTCACTTTGGACTGAAAGTAATaacgttaaaagattttaaaacaaaCGACGATTTGGTTTGTATTTAATAATTGTGGAAGGCAAGGTACCAAATCAGAATTTGAAAAAAGGTCTAGCAGCtgaaaaaaagttttctaaGCAGCTGCAATAAATTAGTAACaaactaaatgtagatgtaaaataaatagcaagtatgtaaactacaaaaTGTTGATGCAACATATATCTTTtggtaacgtatataatcaaaacaaaaattgctaaatttttagttcgagataaattaatagctttaacgaaaaaaaaCGAAGAAGCATTGCGTTGCATAAACTTAGGTtctaaaatatttctgaacagggGATTGTAACGCGTGGACGCGCTGCTGAAATAGTAAACATGCGCATGGTTTATGccatatataaaaacatttttggtcAATACGCTGTTCTAGCTTAGTGTTAGAGTGTCCGGATAAGGAAATTGTCATTtcgtcatgagttcaaatctatcaGAACATGGAATTCTAATATCAAGGTTTTAATAGCTTTGGCCGGAATGCAGACACAAGACATATGActtactttgagaaatatatatatatatatatgtatattcaaaaaatctttggacagaaaattgtttttatttaaaatatacaaaatttaacatgtaacttttaaacttcatatcatgaaagaactgttttgttgaaataaatgtggaggaaaaatgaaactgtaaatatgtttaaatgcaAATGTGAAGCCATTAGCAAGTGCTGGCTCAATATAGTCAGTTTTGCTACAAAcacaacaaaaattatttagtatgcaacaatataattttagtttgtttcagtgctggcatcataaggcaaaaatatcATATGGAGTGGTATAAAAATCCATAGTAATTAAGTAATAAAATCACCTCCCGGTAAACTCATCAAAATCATCACcaaaaaaatagtaacaaaacaaaatgttatcCTTActagctatagttacctacaatgactttagtgcatctTGCGGTTACGATCTGcataaaaatgtaacattacaatgtactacacgCAGAGTTCTTACCTCAGAAACaaacgtgtaacataaacgctgaatcaaACTTAAATgaagttagcttactaaaagaatatttgaacaaaattttagtatgtattttaatagttttaactAAAGATTTATTACtcatctgtttgcgaatccatttttaccataacggattcTGCAAACAAATAACGCATTAAAATCGCAAGttaaattttgagagaaattattgGCGATATTGTATGGTAAAAAACTAATCTATCCCAGTATGATGACGAAAGAAAGCATCGCGTTTCATTGAGtgaggcaaaaaatattttataacaggggcagCGTAAACCGTGATTGCAATAAATCAATCAACACATTATTCAGCGTCCGCAATTGAGAAAAGggtatacaatatatgatagGAGTGAAGggtatacaatatatgatagGAGTGAAGggtatacaatatatgatagGAGAGAAGggtatacaatatatgatagGAGAGAAGggtatacaatatatgatagGAGTGAAGggtatacaatatatgatagGAGAGAAGggtatacaatatatgatagGAGAGAAGggtatacaatatatgatagGAGTGAAGggtatacaatatatgatagGAGTGAAGggtatacaatatatgatagGAGTGAAGggtatacaatatatgatagGAGTGAAGggtatacaatatatgatagGAGTGAAGggtatacaatatatgatagGAGAGAAGggtatacaatatatgatagGAGTGAAGggtatacaatatatgatagGAGTGAAGggtatacaatatatgatagGAGAGAAGggtatacaatatatgatagGAGAGAAGggtatacaatatatgatagGAGTGAAGggtatacaatatatgatagGAGTGAAGggtatacaatatatgatagGAGTGAAGggtatacaatatatgatagGAGTGAAAggtatacaatatatgatagGAGTGAAGggtatacaatatatgatagGAGTGAAGggtatacaatatatgatagGAGTGAAGggtatacaatatatgatagGAGTGAAGggtatacaatatatgatagGAGAGAAGggtatacaatatatgatagGAGAGAAGggtatacaatatatgatagGAGTGAAGggtatacaatatatgatagGAGTGAAGggtatacaatatatgatagGAGTGAAGggtatacaatatatgatagGAGAGAAGggtatacaatatatgatagGAGTGAAGggtatacaatatatgatagGAGAGAAGggtatacaatatatgatagGAGTGAAGggtatacaatatatgatagGAGTGAAGggtatacaatatatgatagGAGAGAAGggtatacaatatatgatagGAGAGAAGggtatacaatatatgatagGAGTGAAGggtatacaatatatgatagGAGTGAAGggtata
Coding sequences within:
- the LOC137402818 gene encoding collagen alpha-1(XXIV) chain-like; its protein translation is MIGVKGIQYMIGVKGIQYMIGEKGIQYMIGEKGIQYMIGVKGIQYMIGEKGIQYMIGEKGIQYMIGVKGIQYMIGVKGIQYMIGVKGIQYMIGVKGIQYMIGVKGIQYMIGEKGIQYMIGVKGIQYMIGVKGIQYMIGEKGIQYMIGEKGIQYMIGVKGIQYMIGVKGIQYMIGVKGIQYMIGVKGIQYMIGVKGIQYMIGVKGIQYMIGVKGIQYMIGVKGIQYMIGEKGIQYMIGEKGIQYMIGVKGIQYMIGVKGIQYMIGVKGIQYMIGEKGIQYMIGVKGIQYMIGEKGIQYMIGVKGIQYMIGVKGIQYMIGEKGIQYMIGEKGIQYMIGVKGIQYMIGVKGIQYMIGVKGIQYMIGEKGIQYMIGEKGIQYMIGVKGIQYMIGEKGIQYMIGVKGIQYMIGEKGIQYMIGVKGIQYMIGEKGIQYMIGEKGIQYMIGVKGIQYMIGEKGIQYMIGEKGIQYMIGVKGIQYMIGEKGIQYMIGVKGIQYMIGENKF